The Acidianus manzaensis genome has a window encoding:
- a CDS encoding cytosine permease, producing the protein MEKTKLPDIKLDVSDYNQGTHVIPESYYNPNIAPLPKGVKTWNWINYTTIWAGMSHNVVAFELAGLLTFEFGAPLALFIVAFAYGSLLIALYLNGHIGAKWGIPYPTAVRPMFGIKGARIPVIMRAIVALFWFSLQTYVGATLINAVIGIFYPAWNSLTANIIGMPENVAISLLIFWGFNVLVLFRGMSEVKNFELIAGPLIVATLGGLFAYGISLAHGFGPLFTVKGYETSSFSNVMLAVSSMAGVWATLALNIPDFTRFSKSQKDQLIGQAIGLPIIVTLFSFIAVGIISTMIYLYHIPASQAINYVNPVNIMFLFTHNPYLALLVGLSLVIATISVNVAANIVSPVYDFISLFPKKLSTWEKASVTAALVSFAYVPWLWYNSAGTIENILGIIGSGLGSIAGVMIANYWILRKTEVSLVDLFMPGGKYWYAGGYSVKALISMAIGFLIPVIGFIIPAVGFLYDYGWYLAVFISLGLYIILVKK; encoded by the coding sequence ATGGAGAAAACTAAATTACCTGATATAAAATTAGACGTATCAGACTATAATCAAGGTACACACGTAATACCAGAATCATATTATAATCCAAATATTGCACCATTACCTAAAGGAGTAAAAACATGGAACTGGATAAACTATACCACAATATGGGCAGGGATGTCACATAACGTTGTAGCTTTCGAATTAGCTGGATTATTAACTTTTGAATTCGGTGCTCCCTTAGCTTTATTTATAGTAGCTTTTGCATATGGCAGCTTACTAATAGCATTATATCTAAATGGACATATTGGAGCAAAGTGGGGAATACCATATCCAACTGCAGTTAGGCCTATGTTTGGTATAAAAGGGGCTAGAATTCCAGTAATTATGCGTGCCATAGTTGCTTTATTTTGGTTCTCACTCCAAACTTACGTTGGTGCTACACTAATTAATGCAGTAATAGGCATATTCTATCCAGCGTGGAACTCTTTAACAGCAAATATCATAGGTATGCCAGAAAACGTAGCAATCTCTTTACTTATATTTTGGGGATTTAACGTTTTAGTACTATTTAGAGGAATGTCAGAAGTTAAAAATTTCGAATTAATAGCAGGTCCATTAATAGTAGCTACTTTAGGTGGGTTATTTGCTTATGGTATATCTTTAGCTCATGGATTTGGTCCATTATTCACAGTCAAAGGATATGAAACTTCTTCATTCTCCAATGTTATGTTAGCAGTATCTTCAATGGCTGGCGTCTGGGCTACTTTAGCTTTGAACATACCAGATTTCACTAGATTTTCAAAATCTCAGAAAGATCAATTAATAGGCCAAGCTATTGGATTGCCTATAATTGTTACTTTATTCTCTTTTATTGCAGTAGGAATAATATCTACAATGATATATTTATATCACATCCCAGCATCTCAAGCCATAAATTACGTTAATCCAGTAAACATAATGTTTCTATTTACGCATAATCCTTACCTAGCTCTTTTAGTAGGATTAAGTTTAGTCATTGCTACCATATCTGTTAACGTTGCAGCCAATATCGTATCGCCAGTATACGACTTCATAAGTTTGTTCCCTAAGAAATTATCTACATGGGAAAAAGCTTCTGTTACTGCAGCGTTAGTAAGTTTCGCTTACGTGCCTTGGTTATGGTACAATTCTGCTGGAACTATAGAAAACATCTTAGGAATAATAGGATCAGGATTAGGCTCCATAGCAGGAGTTATGATTGCTAATTACTGGATACTGAGAAAAACTGAAGTAAGCTTAGTTGATCTATTCATGCCTGGAGGAAAATATTGGTATGCAGGAGGATATTCAGTGAAAGCTTTAATATCAATGGCTATTGGATTTCTAATACCAGTAATAGGATTTATTATACCTGCAGTAGGATTCTTGTACGACTATGGATGGTATTTAGCAGTATTCATTAGTTTAGGACTATATATAATTTTAGTGAAAAAATAA
- a CDS encoding BtpA/SgcQ family protein, translating into MKNRPFIIGMIHLPPLPGSPKNTLSLEEIINYAKSEGEKLEKAGVDGVIVENLGDYPFFKDNIPPITIASMSIIVKEVRKSFNFDVGVNVLRNGCIDAFSIAHVTNSQFIRCNILIGAYVTDQGIIEGKAAELLRLKRSLNSNVKIFADIHVKHAYPLYNLPIELAAQDLAERGGADAVIVSGPRSSLPPSIENVKKVKESINLPVVIGSGISLENFRDFCKIADGLIIGEKDFKENGEIGGPSKFEAYKYLVEECTKIER; encoded by the coding sequence ATGAAAAATAGACCTTTTATAATTGGAATGATTCATCTTCCTCCATTACCTGGATCACCTAAAAATACGCTTTCTCTTGAAGAAATTATAAACTATGCTAAATCAGAGGGAGAAAAACTAGAAAAAGCTGGAGTTGATGGAGTAATAGTTGAAAATCTTGGAGACTATCCATTTTTCAAAGATAATATTCCTCCTATTACAATAGCATCAATGAGCATAATAGTTAAGGAAGTTAGGAAAAGCTTCAATTTCGATGTTGGAGTCAACGTATTACGAAATGGATGTATTGATGCGTTTTCTATTGCACATGTGACAAATTCTCAATTTATAAGATGCAATATCTTAATAGGAGCTTACGTCACAGACCAAGGTATAATTGAAGGAAAAGCAGCAGAACTTCTAAGATTAAAGAGAAGTTTAAACTCTAACGTTAAAATATTTGCTGATATTCACGTAAAGCATGCATATCCTTTATATAATTTGCCAATAGAATTAGCTGCTCAAGATTTAGCTGAAAGAGGAGGTGCAGATGCTGTCATAGTCTCTGGACCTAGAAGTTCTCTTCCACCGTCAATAGAAAATGTAAAGAAAGTGAAAGAGTCTATTAACCTTCCTGTAGTAATAGGAAGTGGAATTTCATTAGAAAATTTTAGAGATTTTTGTAAGATTGCAGATGGTTTAATAATAGGTGAAAAAGATTTTAAAGAAAATGGAGAGATTGGTGGTCCTAGTAAATTTGAAGCATATAAATATTTAGTTGAAGAATGCACAAAAATAGAAAGATAA
- a CDS encoding purine-cytosine permease family protein, which translates to MGEENRKSEEVYMKKTGFEVIGVRPIPKSSRYMTPSKIFIFWAMASASATTPLIGYLLENLGILNLLLVFTISLLIGIIPAGLFSEMGRQFPVPSLVVSRKTYGYLTSNAFSALYTVVNIGWFGLNDSTGGLIVASLLHSNPIIWYIVFGIIQVILVLYGAKILEYFYRYTAIILIICYGILTYFLFKYFPINVHELLYSSNIDWGASIGLVLSFSILSWTYKISTATRFAKPYEETGRKFYFISAPLGIMVPVYLMGILGFVSQKAAGDWNLPAVAFPVSSALAIIVGIASIGAALAILHTNAMNLYPAVADFLTAVQPAFKNNKIEDISQPISTIVIGIAGAIAAVLGILQNASTFLNFVGDIIFPYTFIVLLDWYLRLRPQMITEKIMVKDFYNLPKSIKDNINVYSLLATIIGTILNVITIPSLSVLYNYFPQELFGSLIGALLYFIFIKLRLMK; encoded by the coding sequence ATAGAAAGAGTGAAGAAGTATACATGAAAAAGACTGGTTTTGAAGTTATTGGTGTCAGGCCAATACCTAAAAGTTCTAGATATATGACTCCTTCCAAGATATTTATTTTTTGGGCAATGGCTAGCGCATCTGCAACGACTCCTTTAATAGGTTATTTATTAGAGAATTTAGGGATTCTAAATCTTCTACTTGTTTTTACTATTTCTTTGCTAATAGGTATAATTCCTGCTGGACTGTTCTCAGAAATGGGTAGACAATTTCCTGTTCCTTCGTTAGTTGTTTCGAGAAAAACTTATGGATATTTGACTTCTAACGCATTTTCAGCTCTTTATACTGTGGTAAATATTGGTTGGTTTGGTCTAAATGATTCTACTGGAGGTTTAATAGTTGCTTCTTTACTTCATAGTAATCCTATAATATGGTATATTGTTTTTGGCATAATCCAAGTTATTCTAGTACTTTATGGAGCAAAAATTCTAGAATATTTCTATAGATATACTGCTATAATACTTATAATATGTTATGGAATTCTGACTTATTTTTTATTTAAATATTTTCCAATAAATGTACATGAACTTTTATACTCCTCAAATATTGACTGGGGAGCATCAATAGGTCTCGTACTTTCTTTTTCTATACTATCATGGACATATAAGATATCTACAGCTACAAGATTTGCAAAGCCTTATGAAGAAACAGGGCGTAAATTCTATTTTATTTCGGCTCCACTTGGAATAATGGTTCCTGTCTATCTAATGGGTATTCTAGGTTTCGTTTCACAGAAAGCTGCAGGAGATTGGAACTTACCAGCAGTAGCTTTTCCTGTAAGTAGCGCGCTAGCAATAATAGTAGGTATTGCATCTATTGGAGCAGCATTAGCGATACTTCATACTAATGCCATGAATTTATATCCAGCTGTTGCTGATTTTCTTACTGCGGTACAGCCAGCCTTTAAAAATAATAAGATAGAAGATATCTCTCAACCCATATCAACAATAGTAATAGGGATAGCTGGAGCTATCGCAGCAGTACTCGGAATATTACAGAATGCGTCTACTTTCTTAAACTTCGTTGGAGATATAATATTTCCGTATACTTTTATAGTACTATTAGATTGGTATCTTAGACTAAGACCTCAGATGATAACAGAAAAAATAATGGTAAAAGACTTTTATAATCTTCCAAAAAGTATTAAAGATAATATTAACGTCTATTCTCTTCTAGCAACAATTATAGGAACAATTCTAAACGTAATTACAATACCTTCATTATCTGTGTTGTATAATTATTTTCCGCAAGAGTTATTTGGATCATTAATAGGCGCATTATTATACTTCATATTTATTAAATTAAGGCTGATGAAGTAA